The following proteins are encoded in a genomic region of Pyxicephalus adspersus chromosome 9, UCB_Pads_2.0, whole genome shotgun sequence:
- the LOC140338109 gene encoding CD82 antigen-like, producing the protein MYIFFAVGGLTMIMGFVGCWGVVKESPFLLGLYFVIVLFIMITMVIAATFIFLFSGSDTGKIFLGVCIGGIIIEITGIILSVYLCQNIKIGTRNI; encoded by the exons ATGTACATCTTCTTCGCAGTAGGGGGGCTCACAATGATAATGGGATTTGTGGGGTGTTGGGGAGTTGTAAAAGAATCCCCCTTTCTCTTGGGACTG TATTTCGTCATTGTGTTATTCATCATGATCACCATGGTCATCGCTGCTACCTTTATTTTCTTGTTCAGTGGTTCG gACACAGGGAAAATTTTCCTAGGAGTATGCATTGGAGGAATTATTATTGAG ATAACGGGAATCATTCTCTCCGTGTACCTCTGCCAAAACATCAAAATCGGCACCAGAAATATCTAA